CAGGCAATATGAGAATTTGATGTTAACTTCATGTTATGTTTACAGTAAAGTTATAAGCTGATTAAATTTTCCGGTCAGGTTTTAAGCCTCTGCTTCCTCAGGATTGAAGCTCAATCCTATTTCCTTCAGAAGTAATGCCGCATTAAATGTTTTACAAGCGCCTTCTTTTAATTTATAATCAAAATTCATTTCTCCTTCTGCCAGCTGGATATCAAAATGATAGTTTCTTACCAGTCCTGAATACTTTTCAATCATTTCTGATAATTGAAGATCATGTGTAGCAAATAGTGTTGGTGTTTTTCTAAGGATCATCTGCTGAATAAAAACTTTCGACCCCAGGTATTTATCCTTGCTGTTTGTTCCCCTCAGCATCTCGTCGATCAGTACTAATGGATGTGCTAAGGTGCTTACTCCTTCCAGAATCATTTTCAACCTGTTCAGTTCGGCTTTAAAGGTTGAAGTCTGGTCATTCAGTGAATCCTTAATCCGCATATAGGTTAAGATTTCAAAAATGGATACCTTCATGTATTTAGCGCACACAGGGGCACCGGAAAAGGCTAATACCATATTGATACCGGCTGTCCGCAGAAACGTGCTCTTACCTGCCATATTTGACCCGGTCACGATATCAACGGTTGGCTTACTATCAAAATTATAGGTATTCACTATCCGTTTGCTTTCTGCAATCAGCGGATGGCCCAGATCTTTGGCTTCGAAATGAAAAGTGTCTGAGATAACCGGGAAAGTAAGCTCTGGTTCGTTATAGTTGAAGGTAGCGAAGGAAATCAATTCTTCAAACTGGCTGATGGTATACAATCCTTTGATCAATTGATCTGAAGAGTTCACAAACCATTTGTCCAGCTGGATCGCACATCTGAAATCCCATAAAAGGAATACATTAAAGATAGTCCCGACAACCATATTTAACCGGACATCAAATGAATTGATAATGCCTGATAGTTTTTTGATCTGTACACTCAAAGGTACGGTTACGGTAAGCTCCGTAAAAAAACCTTTAATGTATTTACTTTCCCATTTGAGTTCTTCCGTCCATTTTACAGTTCCTGAGATCGCATTGAGCAAACTTGCGCTCCCGCTGAATCCGGAATGAACAAGGTTAATCTTTTTACTAAAGTAAAAACATAAAACAACGTTAACAAAGGCATAAAGTCCTAATCCTTCCCAGTAGAAGCCACCATATAAAGAACCGAGAATGATTAATCCGGCAGAGATAAAAGGTACTATCATTGTATATAGCCTCAATAAAGGACTATGTGTAAATTTCAATTGATCCGGCATCTGGTGCTCCAGTTTATGACTGATAATTTCCAGCTGTTCCGGTTTATGATTCTGAAGCCCTGCCCTGAAATGGAAAGTCTGGTCAATATGCCTGGTTAATTCAATGATTGCTTCCTGGCGATCCATAATAATTGCTGGCGTGGCAGGTTTGTTCAAACTATCTGCCAGCAATTTCATCCCATTTACCGTGTTTGAACGGTTAATAAATGCATATAAAGAAGAATGTCCGTAAATGTCAAGATCCGAAGCATAAGGGTGATATTCATCTTCAAAATGCTTGCCTTCTTTATATTTATTTTTACCTGTCAGGATGAGATTAACTTCATTCTGAAATACGAAAAGCATTTTCTCTGCGTAATTCAGCTCCTGTTCTTTAGCAGCCTGACGCTTTACAATAACCATAAAACACAACACAGGAATACACATCAGGATACCAATCAGCCAGTGATAGCCAAAATAGATTGTTATACTCACTAAAAGAATTTCGATGATAAACAGACCTAACCTGGATAACGAGATGTTATTGAGTGCTTTATTAATTTGAGTAATCTGTTCTTCCTGAGTTGCAACGTTATTTTGATAGTCCTTTAAAATACTATCTTTAGATTTTACCATATCTTTGAATCCTGTCTATATTAGAAGCGCTTCTAATATAGGGATTACTACATTAGCACATTAATTTTGAATGAAAATAACTTTACTCGTTGTCGGAAAAACAGAGGATAAATATCTGATCGAGGGTATTGAAAAATACCTTAACCGGTTAAAGCATTATATTGGTTTCAGCCTGGTCGTGATTCCTGATGTGAAGAATACCAAGAATTTAACAGAAGCACAACAAAAGACAAAAGAGGCCGAACTGATCCTGAAACAAATCAGCAACCTGGACACTGTTATCCTGATGGATGAGAAAGGGAAGAAATACACTTCTGTTCAGTTCTCAAATTATTTAAACAAACAAATGATCGGAAGTGTTCAGCATATGATATTTGTGATTGGCGGCCCTTATGGTTTTGACGAAAGTGTATATAAGAGAGCAAATGGAAGTATCTCTTTGTCAGATATGACGTTTTCACACCAAATGGTCCGCTTATTTTTTGTGGAGCAGCTGTACAGAGCATTTAGTATCTTAAAGGGCGAACCTTACCATCATGAATAGAAATCCTGAAATGCTTTATGGAATATTTCATTTTGTGCATCATCATCATAAGCTATTAAACTAAGAAAGGAATTTTATGCAACCAGGAGATTTTAAAAGAAAATACAGATTCAGAAGCAGAGGCAATGGCAACCGATGGGGCTTCACCATAGCCATCATTATCTCGATACTTGCATTTCTGCTGATCGTCTATTACTTGTAAACGATATTTAACTTGTGCAGAGAAATTCTGCGCATAAAAAAACCGGATGTTAAACATCCGGTTTTTTTATAGTATGGAGTCCTTAAACTCCTTTTTTGCTTGTCATGCTAGCTTTTTTAGCTGGCTGAGATGTTTTAACGGGAGCTTTAGCATTCGAAGGTTTAGGCGTAGCCTTAACTTTCTTGTCATCTGCTGCTTTAACCGCTTCAGCACCTTCAACAGCTCCGGGAGCCGCTTCTGTGAATAAAGGAAGATCCTTTAATAAGTGGTACCAGGTAACGATTTTCTTCATATCTGAAGTATAAACTTTTTCCTGATCGTGTGTAGGTGCAACCTCAACGAATAATGCTCTTAAAACAGCAGCATCAGCTTTAGCGTCAGCAACTTCACCTTTTAATGCAGCAATATTTGCTAAAACATCAACTAACTTCAAATCTTCATCTTCACCATAGATAGTGATATCTTCTAATGAAGCCAGTTTAGTAGAAGAGATACTAGTTACAATTTTAACTTTCTGAGCATCTAAGCCTTCCAGTACATAACCTGCTTTATTTTGTCCAACAAGTTTAAATAAACCTGGTCTGCCGGATACGGCTACAATTCCTCTTAAATTCATATCTTAATCTTCTATCACTTCTATACCTAAAATCTTATCTCCTTGTTTGATATCATCAACAATGTCTACATTTTCAACCACTTTACCAAAGCAAGTATGGTTTCTATCTAAATGTGCAGTGTTTGATCTGCTGTGACAAATGAAGAATTGTGAACCACCAGTGTTTCTGCCAGCATGTGCCATAGATAATACACCGCGCTCGTGATGTTGATTTCCACCATCAAGTTCACAGTCAATTTTGTAACCAGGGCCACCAGTTCCAGCTAAATGAGCTGTAGCTGCATCTTTGGAATTCGGACATCCTGCCTGTACTACGAAATCAGGAATTACACGGTGAAAAGTGATTCCATCATAAAACCCTTCATTTGCTAGTTTTTTAAAGTTCGCAACTGTGTTAGGGGCATCTGTGTCATAAAACTCGACAGTCATGTCGCCTTTTTCTGTTTTTATTATTGCTTTGCTCATATTCTTTTTTGTAATGGTCAAATTTAGTAAATTGAAACGACTAGATAAACTAAAGGTTCAAAAACCTATCCAACCTATAAATGTATATATAATGATTCATTTTAACGTTTAATAGTAGTAAAAATTTTAAATCAGCTATCTAAAGTTTAGATTAGTACCTGGCCTGCTAACTTATGATTTTAAAAAAGAGTTTCCTTTTGCTGTTATTGCTCACTTTAACGTTGGCAATGAAAGCTTCATCAATTCTGATTAACATGGACGAAGATCAGAAAAATCATCTCAAAGCTTATGGTATTGCCTACTGGAGTATTAAGCAGCAGGCAGATGTAAGCTGGTTATTGAATTACAGGGGCGGCAGTTTTCTGATTAAATATAGCAAGCTGATAGAGGACGAATGTAAAACCAGGGGAGTTTCTTACCAGGTCATCGCCGATGGCAAAGTAACTGCCATACTCAACGAAATCAGCGATCCTGCTGTAAATATGGAAATGGTTAAGCTGGAAAAAGCGCCAAAAATTGCTGTCTACTCTCCCAAAAGCAAGTTGCCATGGGATGATGCTGTAACCATGGTGCTCACTTATGCAGAGATCCCATATGATATTGTATATGATGACGAAGTATTAAAAGATAAGTTAACAGGTTACGACTGGCTGCACCTGCACCATGAAGATTTTACCGGGCAGTACGGCCGTTTTTGGAGTGCCTTCCAGAACGCAGCCTGGTACAAAGAAGATGTCAGAACTCAGGAAGCAACAGCCAAAAGAAACGGGTTCAGCAAAGTATCGCTGATGAAACTGGCAGTAGCAAAAAAGATGACTGAATTTTGTGCGGGCGGAGGTTTTCTTTTTGCCATGTGCTCGGCTACGGATAGTTTTGATATCGCCCTGTCGGCAGAAGGGGTAGATATTTGTGCCAGCATGTTTGATGGGGATGCAGAAGACCCGAATGCACAGTCTAAACTGGATTACAATAAGACATTGGCTTTTAAAGATTTCAGGTTGGACCCAAATCCTGCAAATTATGAGTTTTCTGATATTGATGTCACACAAACCAGAAGCCTGAATCAGCAAAATGATTATTTCACCTTATTTGAATTTTCAGCGAAGTCAGACCTGGTACCAACCATGCTGACCCAGGATCATGACCGCGTAATTAAAGGCTTCATGGGTCAGACCACAGCTTTCAGAAAGAGCCTGATCAAACCAAACATTACTGTTCTGGGAGAAAATAAGGGGGCAGCAGAAGTCCGTTACCTGCATGGTGATATTGGAAAGGGACAGTTTACTTTTTATGGAGGACATGATCCTGAAGACTATCAGCATGCTGTGGGTGATCCACCCACAGACTTAAACCTGCATCCCAATTCACCGGGATATCGTTTGATTTTAAATAATGTCCTGTTTCCTGCGGCAAAGAAAAAGCATCAGAAAACCTGATCCTTAATCGTAGAAGTTCCAGCTCAGACCTACCTGAAGTGCCCGGTCTTGCATCGGGTATCTGTTCACCGTATAATATCCTTTAGACTGGATTCCCTGGTTAAGATAGGCGTATTTAACAAAGATATTAGCTTTTCTTAAACTTGCCCTTACCCAAACATCAACAATCGGATAACTATCAAATTTGACTGGTTTGTAGGGAATAGCAGCATCGGGAGCAGATTGACGAATATAAAACTGGCTCACGGATGGGGAATAAGAATAATTCACATATTTTGTATTGTACTTTACGTCCACTCCAAACTCTGTATTTAAAACTTTGAATACCTTCGCCTTCATATACAAACTATTATAAGTATAAAATTCAGGTGTTGGCATAATATCAGGTTTACTTGTTTTCTGATAAACAATGTAACTATCCAGGTTGAACCTGCCGAACTTGAATTTCTTTCCGACCGTTACTTTTAATACGCTAATGCTCCCTGATTCTTGTGCTGGCAGAATAGTCAGTGAGTCAACAGTAGTATTTTTCTGTACAAAATACAGATAGTTATTAATCATATAATATTCTGCACCGGCATCCAGCCCCAGCTTATCATTGATATATTTAAAAGACAGGTTCACTGTTTTCGTTCTGTTAAATGGACTGGCCAGCATCACAATATTAGGTGATACTAAAGGATTGGCGGCCTTAAGTTCAGCGAGTTTTGGGTCCACAGTTGCATTGGTCCAGCCAAAGTGGTTTCCATAATGGGTATCGTAAATTTCTTCTGGTGATTTATTCTGAATATAACCTCCCAAAACTATCCTGCCCAGGTTATTGCTAACCAGCAAATTACTTTTAGCTTCATACATAAAGTCTCCGGCTTGTCTGCCCTGGAAGATTTGCTGTACGTCAAAGTTCAGATCTATCCGGTTACTGAACCTATAGCCCGCAGCCCCCAAAAGCGTTACATTCTGGAATGTCTTCGCGTAATTAGAAAAATACTTATTGTTAACCGTAATTGTCTCTGAAGTAACTACCCCGGCAGCATTTGTATAATTATAAGTATTCGTCTGCGGGAGCACACCCACTATTTGAGAGTAGTTATAAAAATCATGACGGATACCGGCATCCAGTTTCAATTCATTCTTGATGACAGAACTGGATTTTCCACGCAGAAAGAAACTGTATATAAACTCATTTTGTATATGTTTTACAGTAGTACTATCATTGGTATAGGAAAGATCGCGCATACCTGAAGGTAAAACAGTATGGTCATCAGCCTCATTCTTCTGAAAAGCATAAGAATCCTTATCATATTTGATCGTATAAGTAATCTTATTGGTAGGGAGTACTTTTTTAGAGATTTCCTGATCCAGACTATCAATACGGCCAACAAAATAGGTTTGTCTCAGAAAGAAAGTGTTCTTCCTGTAAATTTGCCTGGCAGAATTCAGCCGCACCGACTGAGACATCCGGTCTATGGAAAGGTTATTACTTCCAAAAATATTATCATTGATAATCGATCCGTTTTCATAAGCCTTCAGCGTATTAAAGATAGCATTTGCATACAGTGCGTATCTTTTGTTTGGCGAAGTATACCAGCTAAAAAATGTACCATTCAGTACATCCCCTCTTTGCCTTTGATATAAACCATTAGCACCTATCCTGTTATAACTCGCCCCAACGTTAAAATTCTTTTTAATGTTCTGAGAGTGCATCACCCTAAAAAGCTGCTCTGCCTCCCCACTATATTGTCCGGCAAAATAAATATTACTAAAAGGGGTACGTGCCTGATAATATCTAATATCATCGTTCCCCAGCGCATACCAATCGAGTGAATGGAATCCCGGATTAAAGCCAATCGTTTTGATCGGCTCAAATAAAAGATCTTTAGCGGCAAGACCAATATTTCCAGTATTGATTGTCGGCCTTCTGGGCTGAGCAATCGGGCTGAAATTCTGCATCCCTCTTAAACTTGTATCCAGCGCAAGCGTTTGAATACTATCTTTAGTTAGCTTAAGCGTAGTATAACGGATAAACCTCGAGGTAAAAATAACAGAGTCTTTACTATTTTCCAGCTTACTTCTTAAGGAATCTAATTCTTTATTTTGATTCACTGAAGTCTTAAGGTCCTGAGCAAAAGATTGCTTTGCCCCAAACAAGACACAGCTTAAAAGAAATAAAACAATGGTTTTATACATTATAAAGAAAGAATTAGCTGGCTTAATATTTTCGTCATTTTAGGTTCAGCTGCGCGTGCTGTTTCCAGTATTTCTTCCAAACTTACCGGAACTAAAACATCACCAAAACCTTCATCTGTCAATACCGAAATTGCAAAAACAGGAATGCTCATATGATTGGCAACAATAACTTCAGGAACTGTGCTCATCCCTACTGCATCACCACCTATAATACGTAAATACTTATATTCTGCTTTTGTTTCCAGGTTTGGCCCTGTTACAGAGACATAAACACCCTGGTGACAAGTGATTTTTTCTGCTGCTGCAATGTCCATCGCGCGCTTGATAAAGTCTTTTTGATAAGGCTGGCTCATGTCAGGAAACCTTGGTCCCATATCATTATCATTTCTTCCACGTAACGGGCTTTCAGGTTGCAAATTGATATGATCATTGATAATCATCAAATCACCTTTCTTAAAGTCAGCGTTCAGCGAACCAGCAGCATTAGAGATAAACAGGTGCTGAATACCAAGGGCTTTCATGACTCTGATCGGAAAAGTAATCTGCTGCATGGAATATCCTTCGTAATAGTGTAATCTGCCTTGCATAGCAACTACCTTTTTACCGTTCAGTTTTCCAAAAATCAGTTTTCCAGAATGGAATTCTAAAGTAGAAATCGGAAAATTAGGAATATTGGAATACATCAGACTGAATTCTACATCGATCTCATTCACCAGGCCACCTAATCCGGTACCTAGTATTATTCCTATTTCCGGCTGGAAATTATTGCATTTTAGTTTAATGTACTCAACGGTTTCGTGTAGTGTCTGAAACATATTTTAGGATCTTTTGGTCAAATGTTTTTTTGCAGGCTGCCTCAATATCTATATGAATAGGCAAATAAAATACAGGCAAATTTAATAGTAATTCTTTGATTGTAACATCAAATAAACGTTGCGCATCCTTTTCTGTTGTGATAATAATTTTTTCTTTCGCAGAATCCTGATGAAATGCCTCTGCCAATTTACGCAAATTCCCTAAACTGAATGCGTGATGATCCGGGTAATCATGATGTTCAATCACAGCAGAAAAACCTGAAAGGTAATCAAATAATGGCTTTGGATTGGCGATACCAGTCAATAAGAAGATCTTTTTATCTTTCAGCGATTCTACATTTAGTAATGTACCGGTGAAAAGACCTGTCAGGCTTTTATAATTTATAGCAGAGAAAAAAAGCTGAGCAGCAGATGTTTTATCAAAGTGAGCAGCACATTGCTTCTTCTGCTGAACAGTAATATCCAGAGGTGATTTAGTCACCAATAAAATATCTGCACGTTTATAACCCCAGAAAGGTTCCCGCATATTACCCGCTGGTAATAAAAATTGTGTGGTCAGTAATTTTTGAAATTCAAAGAGCAGGATACTGAATCCGGGGTTCAGTCTTCTGTGCTGAAAGGCATCATCCAGTATAATCACATCATGTGCGTCTTTCAATTGTGTGATTCCTTTTACCCGGTCTTCGCATACGGCTACGGTCACTTGTGGAAATTTATGATAAAATTGCAAGGGCTCATCCCCTATCGACTTTGCAGTAGCAGTCTGATCTGCGTATATAAATCCTTTCGTCTCTCTTCCGTAACCTCTGCTTAAAATGGCAATTTTATAACCGGCCATTAAGTGCACCAGATATTCGGTTACCGGACTTTTTCCTGAGCCACCCACAACCAAGTTGCCTACACAAATCACAGGAATATCGAACCGGGTAGATTTGAACAGCCCCCAATCATAGAGCTTGTTTCTAAAAATAACCACGATACCGTATAAAACAGAAAAGGGAAGTAATAATAACCGGATGTATTTTATCATGCTATAGATTCAGAAGCGGTCTGAAATTTCAGCTAAATTGAAACCGCTCTTCAAAAATAAGAATTATTTTCCTGCGCCATGTGGTCTGTTAGCAGAATATCATATAGTAGAATGGATTGACAGGCAATAAAATAAAAAACTATCTTTGTGCAAACAACAATATTATATCATGCTCAAAGGATTTTTTAACGTACCAACACCTGAGAACGAACCTATTTTAGGTTACGCACCAGGAAGTAAAGAACGTGAATTATTGAAAGCTGCTTTAGCTGAAGCACGTTCAAAAAAAGGTGACATCCCAATGTATATCGGGGGCAAAGCAGTCCACACTGATAAAAAAGGAACAGTTACTCCACCGCACGATCACCAACACGTTTTAGCACAATATAGCATAGGCGACAAAACTCATGTACAACAGGCAATTGATGCGGCATTAGCTGCAAAGCCTCAATGGGAAAACCTGCCATGGGAACAACGTGCAGCTATATTTTTAAAGATCGCTGAGTTAATCTCGGGTCCGTATCGTTATAAATTAAATGCAGCAACAATGCTTGGTCAATCAAAAAATGCTTACCAGGCAGAAATTGATGCAGCTTGTGAGCTGATAGATTTCTTACGTTTCAACGTAAGTTATATGGCTGACATTTATAAACAACAACCTCCGGTTTCTCCAAAAGGTGTTTGGAACAGAGTTGAACAACGTCCTTTAGAAGGGTTTGTTTTCGCTTTAACTCCTTTCAACTTTACTGCTATCGCGGCAAACCTGCCAACATCAGCAGCATTAATGGGTAATGTTGTCGTTTGGAAACCTGCCGATACTCAGGTTTATGCAGCGAATTTATTGATGGAGATTTTCAGAGAAGCAGGTTTACCTGATGGCGTAATCAACTTGGTTTATGTAGATGGCCCTGAAGCTGGAGAAGTAATCTTTAACAGCCCTGATTTTGCTGGTATTCACTTTACAGGTTCTACTGCTGTATTCCAGAACATCTGGAAAACTATTGGTACAAACATTCATAAATACAAAACATACCCTCGTATTGTAGGTGAAACTGGTGGTAAAGATTTTATCCTGGTTCATGCTTCTGCTGATGCTGAGGTTTCAAGTACGGCTATTTTACGTGGTGCTTTTGAATACCAGGGACAAAAATGTTCTGCTGCTTCGAGAACTTACATCGCGAAAAGTTTATGGCCAAAAATTAAAGAATTGATGTTGCGTGATCTTGCTACCTTCAAAATGGGTGGAACTGAAGATTTCAGCAATTTCGTAAATGCAGTGATTGACGATCGTTCTTTCACTAAACTGGCGAAATATATTGATCAGGCAAAAGCTGACAAAGGCGTAGAAATCATTGCTGGTGGAAATTACGATAAATCTAAAGGTTACTTTATTGAGCCGACAGTTTTAGTTGTTGATGATCCTAAATACACGACCATGAGCGAAGAATTGTTCGGTCCTGTATTGACTGTATATGTATATGATGATGCAGATTTTGACCAGGTATTAGCGTTAATCGATACAACTTCGGGGTATGCTTTAACTGGTGCTGTGATTGCTCAGGACCGTTATGCTATCGATAAAGCATCTTATGCTTTACGTAACGCGGCTGGTAATTTCTATATCAATGATAAATGTACTGGTGCTGTAGTTGGTCAGCAACCATTTGGCGGTGCCAGAGGTTCAGGTACAAATGATAAAGCGGGTTCAATGATTAACTTATTGCGCTGGGTTTCTCCACGTACAATCAAAGAAACATTCGATCCACCAAAGGATTACCGTTACCCATTTATGGGCTAATCAAAACATAAAAAAAGCCGGTTAATACCGGCTTTTTTTATAACATTATAATTTGTAGTAAATTATTTCTGATCAACAGCTGTTTTGGCCGGAGCTTCAACTTTAGGTTTAGTCAGACCATCCATCTTAAATACAGAGGAAATATGATCATTAGATTCTGTGGTTACTCCCAGATCTTTGATTAATCCTGTTTCCAAACTGTAAACCCAACCATGGATACCTAATTTCTTTCCATTTCCCCATCTGTTTTGAACAATAGATGTTTTAGTCAGGTTAAATACACCTTCTATAACATTCAGTTCTACCAGTCTGTCTGTACGTTTTTTATCATCTGATATCCTGTCCAGTTCATGATAATGCAAACGGTAAGTATCTTTTATATTTCTTAACCAGTTATCAATAATTCCGAATTGCTTGTTGCTCAACGCTGCTGCAACACCACCACATCCGTAGTGTCCGCAAACAATGACGTGTTCTACTTCTAATACGTTTACCGCATAATCCAGTACACTTAACATATTCATATCTGTATGTACCACAACATTTGCAATGTTGCGGTGAACAAAGATGTCACCAGGATTGGTATTGGTAATCTGGTTGGCTGGTACTCTGCTATCTGAACAGCCAATCCATAAAATTGGTGGCTTCTGTCCAGCAGATAAACGGTCAAAAAAGGTAGGGTCTTCCGCTAAAGTTTTCGCTACCCAGTCTTTATTACCTTGTAATAATCCTTCGTAAGTGATATCGTGATTGTGGGATTCTAATTTTGCACACATAATATTTATATTTTATGAATATCTTCAATAATTTTGTCAGTTATCTTTGGTACTATATAATGCTCTTTTATCTCAACTAAGGTAACTATAATCCCCTTTGTATAAGCATTATGTTTGAAATTGTAAATGGTTTCCAATACATCCGGATGGATATATCTGGAGTTGCTTCCATCAATAATTACATTGGTTTCCTGAGGGATTTTTGTCAATACAACCTGTATCGCCGCTTTGTTCAGAAATGATACTTCCTCAGACAATTTGATTCTCAGGTTCTTTTTGTTCCCTTCTTCATGGATTTTGTAAAAGAATGGGTTACGCATATTGGTCCGCAGTAAATAAAACACAGACAACAACATGCCGATGGCCACACCTTTTAATAAGTCAGTTAATAAAACAGCAACCACAGTAATCACAAATGGAACAAATTGATCCCAGCCTTTATGATACATATGTTTGAATAAACTGATTCTTGTCAGTTTGTAACCAGTCACTAACAGGATCGCTGCCAAACAGGCTAGTGGAACCATATTGATCAATCCCGGAATAAACAGGAAAGACAATAGTAACCAGCAACCATGTAAAATGGCAGACATTTTAGTCTTTCCACCGGCATTTACGTTTGCAGAACTTCTTACAATTACAGAAGTCATAGGTAAACCGCCAAGCAAACCACTCGTCATATTTCCCAGTCCCTGTGCAATCAGCTCTCTGTTGGTTGGTGAAACTCTTTTTACAGGATCAATCTTATCTACAGCCTCGATACTCAGCAACGTTTCTAAACTTGCCACAACTGCTATCGTTAAGGCAACAATCCAGACTTCTTTATTGGTAATGGCAGAAAAATCCGGCATCGTGAACAGGTTCGAGAACTCGCCCCATCCGCTCACAACAGGAATATTAACCATCTGTTCAGCTTTTAACGCGAATTGTGTTTGCTGAAAAAACAAAGTTAATCCTATACCTAGTATAACAACCAGTAACGGAGCCGGTACAGCACTCAGCTTTTTGAATTTTGGCCAGAAGATCAGGATAGCAATGGAAAGCACAGTGATGATTATTGCAGCCGGATTGAGCATTTTTAGCGCCTGTCCTACAATATTAAACATCGGACCACTACTTAAGCTTTCATCCAGAAAATCTTTATCTACACCTAATGCATGTGGCAGTTGCTTTAAAATCAGGATTAGTCCAATTGCAGCAAGCATCCCTTCAATTACACTCGAAGGAAAATAGTTGCCAATTGTACCTGCTTTGACCATACCCAGCACAATCTGCATCAATCCCGCCAGCATCACTGCCAGTAAAAATGTCTGGTAACTGCCCAGGTGAGCTATAGCCCCCAATACAATTACCGTCAAACCAGCAGCAGGGCCACTCACACTTAACTGAGATCCACTGAAACTGGCAACAACTATTCCTCCAATAACACCAGTGATCAAACCGGCGAATAATGGGGCGCCCGAAGCCAGGGCTATTCCCAGACACAACGGCAGGGCCACTAAAAACACGACTATACTAGCCGGGAAATCGCGCTTTAAATTCTTTTTTAAGATATATTTCTTCAATCCAGCCTTTGAGGAGATTGAGTTTCCATTCTGCATAACATTAATGCTAATTATTACTTATAATTATTTAACTACGCTTAATCCCAATGGGTTTAACCGTTTAATCAATAAGAATTAGCAAAAGTTAGGCGGCGGAGTGGGTACCGATGGATGATAGGGATCTACATACCGCTTGAAGTGATCAATATAACAGTTCCTGATTCCGAAATCTACCAATAAAGGCACATAGGTATAGGTG
The DNA window shown above is from Pedobacter cryoconitis and carries:
- a CDS encoding purine-nucleoside phosphorylase, which translates into the protein MFQTLHETVEYIKLKCNNFQPEIGIILGTGLGGLVNEIDVEFSLMYSNIPNFPISTLEFHSGKLIFGKLNGKKVVAMQGRLHYYEGYSMQQITFPIRVMKALGIQHLFISNAAGSLNADFKKGDLMIINDHINLQPESPLRGRNDNDMGPRFPDMSQPYQKDFIKRAMDIAAAEKITCHQGVYVSVTGPNLETKAEYKYLRIIGGDAVGMSTVPEVIVANHMSIPVFAISVLTDEGFGDVLVPVSLEEILETARAAEPKMTKILSQLILSL
- the lpxK gene encoding tetraacyldisaccharide 4'-kinase codes for the protein MIKYIRLLLLPFSVLYGIVVIFRNKLYDWGLFKSTRFDIPVICVGNLVVGGSGKSPVTEYLVHLMAGYKIAILSRGYGRETKGFIYADQTATAKSIGDEPLQFYHKFPQVTVAVCEDRVKGITQLKDAHDVIILDDAFQHRRLNPGFSILLFEFQKLLTTQFLLPAGNMREPFWGYKRADILLVTKSPLDITVQQKKQCAAHFDKTSAAQLFFSAINYKSLTGLFTGTLLNVESLKDKKIFLLTGIANPKPLFDYLSGFSAVIEHHDYPDHHAFSLGNLRKLAEAFHQDSAKEKIIITTEKDAQRLFDVTIKELLLNLPVFYLPIHIDIEAACKKTFDQKILKYVSDTTRNR
- the pruA gene encoding L-glutamate gamma-semialdehyde dehydrogenase, whose product is MLKGFFNVPTPENEPILGYAPGSKERELLKAALAEARSKKGDIPMYIGGKAVHTDKKGTVTPPHDHQHVLAQYSIGDKTHVQQAIDAALAAKPQWENLPWEQRAAIFLKIAELISGPYRYKLNAATMLGQSKNAYQAEIDAACELIDFLRFNVSYMADIYKQQPPVSPKGVWNRVEQRPLEGFVFALTPFNFTAIAANLPTSAALMGNVVVWKPADTQVYAANLLMEIFREAGLPDGVINLVYVDGPEAGEVIFNSPDFAGIHFTGSTAVFQNIWKTIGTNIHKYKTYPRIVGETGGKDFILVHASADAEVSSTAILRGAFEYQGQKCSAASRTYIAKSLWPKIKELMLRDLATFKMGGTEDFSNFVNAVIDDRSFTKLAKYIDQAKADKGVEIIAGGNYDKSKGYFIEPTVLVVDDPKYTTMSEELFGPVLTVYVYDDADFDQVLALIDTTSGYALTGAVIAQDRYAIDKASYALRNAAGNFYINDKCTGAVVGQQPFGGARGSGTNDKAGSMINLLRWVSPRTIKETFDPPKDYRYPFMG
- the can gene encoding carbonate dehydratase: MCAKLESHNHDITYEGLLQGNKDWVAKTLAEDPTFFDRLSAGQKPPILWIGCSDSRVPANQITNTNPGDIFVHRNIANVVVHTDMNMLSVLDYAVNVLEVEHVIVCGHYGCGGVAAALSNKQFGIIDNWLRNIKDTYRLHYHELDRISDDKKRTDRLVELNVIEGVFNLTKTSIVQNRWGNGKKLGIHGWVYSLETGLIKDLGVTTESNDHISSVFKMDGLTKPKVEAPAKTAVDQK
- a CDS encoding SulP family inorganic anion transporter, with translation MQNGNSISSKAGLKKYILKKNLKRDFPASIVVFLVALPLCLGIALASGAPLFAGLITGVIGGIVVASFSGSQLSVSGPAAGLTVIVLGAIAHLGSYQTFLLAVMLAGLMQIVLGMVKAGTIGNYFPSSVIEGMLAAIGLILILKQLPHALGVDKDFLDESLSSGPMFNIVGQALKMLNPAAIIITVLSIAILIFWPKFKKLSAVPAPLLVVILGIGLTLFFQQTQFALKAEQMVNIPVVSGWGEFSNLFTMPDFSAITNKEVWIVALTIAVVASLETLLSIEAVDKIDPVKRVSPTNRELIAQGLGNMTSGLLGGLPMTSVIVRSSANVNAGGKTKMSAILHGCWLLLSFLFIPGLINMVPLACLAAILLVTGYKLTRISLFKHMYHKGWDQFVPFVITVVAVLLTDLLKGVAIGMLLSVFYLLRTNMRNPFFYKIHEEGNKKNLRIKLSEEVSFLNKAAIQVVLTKIPQETNVIIDGSNSRYIHPDVLETIYNFKHNAYTKGIIVTLVEIKEHYIVPKITDKIIEDIHKI